The Planococcus donghaensis genome contains a region encoding:
- the aroA gene encoding 3-phosphoshikimate 1-carboxyvinyltransferase: protein MALSLAFKKPSLKGSIQVPGDKSISHRAIMFGSIATGTTTVEGFLMGDDCLSTISCFKKLGVQIDVTEDLVTIQSEGEASWKEPSEVLDTGNSGTTTRLMLGLLASTSFHSVMAGDESIAKRPMKRIINPLREMGADIRGRQDGQFTPLAVQGTQLKAIDYTLPVASAQVKSAILLAALKADGQTVIHEPIASRDHTEIMLEHFGATVNRENHVIKLEGGQKLTAAHVQVPGDISSAAFMIGAALITEDSKVTLTNVGINPTRTGILDVVEKMGAIIEIEEKETAGERSADLTISSSTLKGTEISGDLIPRLIDEIPLIALIATQAEGTTVIKDAEELRVKETDRIAAVVTELSKMGANIEATEDGMIIHGPTVLTGAKMTSYGDHRLGMMAAIAALVATDEVAIDDPECISISYPNFFEQLNLLTN from the coding sequence ATGGCATTATCGTTAGCATTTAAAAAACCAAGCTTAAAAGGCAGCATACAGGTCCCGGGAGACAAATCTATTTCTCATCGGGCCATCATGTTCGGATCAATCGCAACAGGTACAACAACAGTAGAAGGCTTTCTTATGGGAGACGATTGTTTAAGTACAATCTCTTGTTTTAAAAAACTCGGCGTGCAAATTGACGTTACAGAAGATTTGGTCACGATTCAAAGCGAAGGTGAGGCGTCTTGGAAAGAGCCATCTGAAGTATTGGATACAGGAAATTCTGGAACGACTACCCGTTTAATGCTTGGGCTATTAGCTAGCACATCGTTTCATTCTGTGATGGCTGGAGATGAGTCAATTGCTAAACGCCCTATGAAGCGTATTATCAATCCTCTCCGTGAAATGGGGGCGGATATTCGTGGGCGACAAGATGGACAATTTACACCGTTAGCTGTTCAAGGAACTCAGTTAAAAGCAATTGACTATACATTGCCAGTTGCAAGTGCACAAGTAAAATCTGCTATCCTTCTAGCAGCTTTAAAAGCGGATGGTCAAACGGTCATTCACGAACCTATCGCATCTCGTGATCATACCGAAATTATGTTGGAACATTTTGGCGCAACTGTTAACCGTGAAAATCACGTAATTAAGCTCGAAGGTGGGCAGAAGTTGACGGCAGCTCACGTTCAAGTTCCTGGAGACATTTCATCTGCAGCGTTTATGATTGGAGCAGCATTGATCACAGAAGATAGTAAAGTCACTCTTACAAATGTTGGGATTAATCCAACGCGTACAGGTATTTTAGATGTAGTTGAAAAAATGGGCGCTATAATTGAAATAGAAGAAAAAGAAACGGCGGGCGAACGCTCAGCGGACTTAACCATTTCTTCTAGCACTTTGAAAGGTACTGAAATTAGTGGTGATCTCATTCCTCGTTTGATCGATGAAATTCCGCTAATTGCTTTGATCGCAACACAAGCAGAAGGAACGACTGTGATTAAAGATGCTGAAGAATTACGCGTAAAAGAAACAGATCGGATTGCTGCAGTTGTGACCGAATTGTCGAAAATGGGCGCGAATATTGAAGCAACTGAAGACGGTATGATTATTCACGGTCCAACCGTTTTAACAGGTGCTAAAATGACTTCTTACGGCGATCACCGCCTAGGAATGATGGCAGCCATCGCTGCTTTAGTAGCAACAGATGAAGTTGCGATAGATGATCCAGAATGCATCTCGATTTCATACCCGAACTTTTTTGAACAACTGAATTTACTGACAAATTAA